Proteins from a genomic interval of Flammeovirgaceae bacterium SG7u.111:
- a CDS encoding OmpA family protein has protein sequence MKTLKRKLAFLGIATILLSTSLFGQSGKFLSKGDKQFRKGHYQHAIDLYTKAKLTDKTTAEVSYKIGEAYRLSNRVYLAQEYYEKALAAGGDYENAKFYLSYAYKMNEKYDEAIAQFNLYLEEGSETAFWDLAKLELNNLASIKKILDDEKKNNEYIHLYAVDSVNTDGGEYSPFIIRDSTGAATKLYYTATSESDIFGATGQGFSRLFLMQLTDTINNTGQKEKVDIPFLVEKANYNIGTVAVSKDGKTIIFARGNSGRRKDKIKDVSLFITEFNDTIWSEPVLLPFSDPKIWDSSPAFSNDGKTLYFSSTRAGGYGGTDLYRVKRRRDGSWDKPQNMGSKINTPRNEMFPYVSEDGRLYFASDGHPGFGGLDMFEATRKKKKTSIENLGLKYNSSYDDFSLVWRDTLSGYFSSNRPGGKGDDDIFFFYDKTPPKFDFFVEVGLRYGDDGGDKDGNFFAGEPILGANVKVMKRIPPKTLTAGQLEMAKIELVKKYENNVKDSLVNVLASDVKDSLVSQYAEDILEPLTAQLEAEAGEELATEYVLNVKDSLVEVYESQVKDSLATALAPAINEVKDSLIASYEEVVKDSLANPVSEEFEEVGEYTTGKYGKLKFEMDPDTEYTFVMAKKGALTKRVTFKAPPKRDVPIEELVKIGIKDTVFRQEYELDRPEVGDIITMGKGKNGYEFDQIYYDYDSYYFEEKDNPQLDKLVTFLKDNQNIKVELRSHCDDRGTDVYNLLLSQKRANFVTDYLSSKGIPSDQITGRGYGKFELKVLNAQTEEEHQENRRTEIKIVEILNQLEDQTPEEITPEAESSEEKTLPQENSQGQ, from the coding sequence ATGAAAACTTTAAAAAGAAAATTAGCCTTCTTAGGTATTGCCACCATACTTCTTTCCACTTCGCTTTTTGGGCAGAGTGGAAAGTTCCTATCTAAGGGCGACAAGCAATTTCGTAAAGGACATTATCAGCATGCCATCGACCTTTACACCAAAGCCAAGCTAACAGATAAAACAACTGCAGAAGTAAGCTATAAAATTGGTGAAGCTTACCGGTTGTCTAACCGAGTTTACCTTGCACAAGAATATTATGAAAAAGCACTTGCTGCTGGCGGAGACTACGAAAATGCCAAGTTTTACCTGAGCTATGCTTATAAGATGAACGAAAAATATGACGAAGCCATCGCACAGTTTAACCTATACTTAGAGGAAGGGTCAGAAACAGCGTTTTGGGACTTGGCTAAGCTTGAGCTGAACAACTTAGCTTCTATCAAAAAAATATTGGATGATGAAAAAAAGAATAACGAATACATCCACCTGTATGCTGTTGACTCGGTAAATACTGATGGAGGTGAATATTCCCCTTTCATTATTCGAGATTCAACTGGGGCGGCCACAAAGCTATATTATACAGCTACAAGCGAATCAGATATTTTTGGTGCTACTGGTCAAGGTTTCAGCCGCTTATTTTTAATGCAACTTACCGATACCATCAACAATACAGGACAGAAAGAAAAAGTAGATATCCCATTTTTGGTAGAAAAAGCAAACTATAATATTGGAACGGTAGCTGTGAGCAAAGATGGCAAGACCATTATTTTTGCAAGAGGCAACTCAGGGAGAAGAAAAGATAAGATAAAGGATGTAAGTTTATTTATTACCGAATTCAATGATACCATTTGGTCAGAACCTGTGCTTTTGCCCTTCTCAGATCCTAAAATTTGGGACTCTTCACCAGCATTTTCTAACGATGGAAAAACTTTGTATTTCTCCTCGACCAGAGCTGGCGGATATGGCGGCACGGATCTCTATAGAGTAAAAAGAAGAAGAGATGGGTCTTGGGACAAGCCTCAAAACATGGGCTCTAAAATAAACACACCTAGAAATGAGATGTTCCCTTATGTTTCAGAAGATGGAAGGCTTTACTTCGCTTCTGACGGACACCCTGGGTTTGGAGGTTTGGATATGTTTGAAGCCACCCGAAAAAAGAAAAAAACATCAATTGAAAATCTTGGTCTCAAATACAATTCTTCTTACGACGACTTTAGTTTAGTTTGGAGAGATACACTTTCGGGTTATTTTTCATCTAACAGACCGGGAGGTAAAGGAGACGATGATATCTTCTTTTTCTATGACAAAACGCCTCCTAAGTTTGATTTCTTTGTAGAAGTAGGCTTAAGATATGGTGACGATGGTGGAGATAAAGACGGAAATTTCTTTGCCGGTGAGCCAATATTAGGTGCGAATGTGAAGGTGATGAAAAGGATCCCCCCAAAAACGCTTACTGCAGGGCAACTTGAAATGGCTAAGATTGAACTGGTAAAGAAATATGAGAACAACGTAAAAGACTCCCTTGTAAATGTACTTGCCTCTGATGTAAAAGATTCATTGGTTTCCCAATATGCAGAAGATATTCTTGAACCTCTTACTGCCCAACTTGAGGCAGAAGCTGGTGAGGAATTGGCAACAGAATATGTGCTGAACGTAAAAGACTCTTTAGTGGAAGTTTACGAATCACAAGTAAAAGATTCACTTGCTACGGCACTTGCCCCCGCAATCAATGAAGTGAAGGATTCGCTTATAGCCAGCTATGAAGAAGTAGTGAAAGATTCTTTAGCAAACCCTGTATCGGAAGAGTTTGAAGAAGTAGGAGAATACACTACCGGTAAATACGGTAAGCTCAAATTTGAGATGGATCCTGATACGGAATATACTTTCGTAATGGCTAAAAAAGGAGCTCTCACCAAAAGGGTCACTTTCAAAGCACCTCCAAAAAGAGATGTACCTATCGAAGAACTTGTAAAAATCGGCATAAAAGACACTGTATTCAGGCAGGAGTATGAACTAGATAGACCAGAGGTAGGTGATATAATCACCATGGGAAAAGGAAAAAATGGATATGAGTTCGATCAAATCTATTATGATTACGATTCTTATTATTTTGAGGAAAAAGACAATCCACAACTCGATAAACTCGTAACTTTCTTAAAAGACAACCAAAATATCAAAGTAGAATTACGCTCACATTGTGATGATAGAGGTACGGATGTTTACAACCTATTACTATCTCAGAAAAGAGCAAATTTTGTAACAGATTACCTCAGTTCAAAAGGCATTCCATCCGATCAAATAACAGGAAGGGGCTACGGGAAATTTGAGCTTAAAGTTCTCAATGCTCAAACTGAAGAAGAACACCAAGAAAACAGAAGGACTGAGATAAAAATCGTGGAGATCCTTAACCAATTAGAAGATCAAACTCCAGAGGAAATAACACCTGAAGCTGAATCATCAGAAGAAAAAACACTACCTCAAGAAAACTCTCAGGGACAGTAA
- a CDS encoding gliding motility-associated C-terminal domain-containing protein → MRKVLLLVVLGIFTHLTTYAQLANNRADAEFICASELGVSISNSLYGTEAGDPTPSCLGGAVSQSAWFKVKAQAAGNIEINLKNIQNPKQFAVAAYPEGAINNGGEINCAVLDNGTTTMTFAATAADEVYYVMVEGVAGVEGNFTISATGSAIASPDLILTPTKVIGSFGEDVIFTNNSVIKGDNDAFELVIKFDDSNATIPCEVKTDDWQKPMITDVSGTAKNIEIEPGGEFTLEDDFPNGATITLNSEFPGTWELTIRPKDHECFDARYSQMTMTSDVLRLMAYIKDANGDDLVDDGNGCPAPFCEQTPPSNWQATAMLLPVQDPTSGFKGNVTDWTFTFTDKSNNSQLFTISLGDAGFNTQDQNKTVDFVYAVPMGVADFDVQVEVAGDFGPFDETYNYKSYAPIVPEVVTANGTDSIVVCLADISAGSPLSFNVNNLGDFTSHPEAIAPPITWEFHADMGTDTTSTGSSKEQLSFVSGDNITPGKYTVKAVMGDEGGCTAEGTAIVIVVQKEILEDPVIVTEQPRPTGCNEDTYYPNEKVDFFFTVKDVTVSQKAKVTVTYAGNPVEFLRVLPSDTTANEIIVSSDSATFVASINYTGNTSDFEIVVENLEYPTTCETKYSKTMEPAYEFEEPDLEANRDTVCISDNLDSPWLLTVANAATFSPKATKDSVVWDLGGLVADASNFKGALKDTVMFTKGDKLQYGEYTITATLTDTTGCVSEKSIVVRLVQKETITITNTDRDGALVGCSQNAFYPGEKVDYYFSITDVTPTEGSKITVSFDGSPITFEQVSPSTGSSTEFNLTDSASFKATVVMPDDFTSIPLVIQASNNTYTGVCTPAVRLSLTRAYETNPAVLIIENDTACIQAVNSSSPIYFTVDNADTFSPRALDTVYWDMGAIDPAAMIVVGDKGDTIRIEDRSLLMAGVYDIGVRLVDVNGCEGLGSSKLHLVNSEIITLTDTLTDVTRDDCGTRAYLIGDQITFNFDVSDVTAGQSVQVTASYAGSVVYNVTQSDTTESHSFAITHNGNSANEVLIEVTNIVYPTACSVTRNIFLPVKGENSPQLSASSETVCEKDITDVDPIEILISNATILPGGAGAIRTLWTWSGLNHPMDSTNILGNNIDDTRLQLVGLEADVYTVSANVTYGSGCTDSVTVSFTVLPQADIALDTIELVSTEAACTITDQFQAGDIADYKYQITGIEEDLVVAINYPTDTTFTVNVADGDTFNGSLRFSVSEGGDLGNITVRSADAASNSCTSTLPINIPFTEAPLAVQWGADLPIDGGVICKNSTDDLVLNVVVTPTAGATISWFVNDSLKQESTNNLFLLSNLQEGEDYKVVVKVKNAICEVSDSVLVPSITTNLPSVETNIVSSPENEGCDGEKGFCKGEIIEFEYTPVGGTPPYQVHISIPSENIDEVETLNDNSTQTLQFIVYDEAEVGFIKIWDENSSEACAYTKAIEVPVLELATEIGADSLGSSECKGSLTQVIGYIPECSAVEFDWSNSPNSNLIVGALDESTVTLSFDGQTSGMYDFEVEVSGFGCSRIMKQTIEFSSNLPDTIVASTATTGFCLESLPQNGMVLTAKKFGSNGSSSQVNYDWGVTSAESLAFMRAGTSTTESSLIIDVPADTPVGDYEFLVKVEDRDPGNECSTILSYTLRVIDIEEVGVVNASINNETCTYKDITLHASGGLTGEYTWSQVDPTTGSVIQQFTETSPNLVINSEVAGTFRYMVEDASGSACVEAGFFDLVVTQCDLVIPNAFTPGKDNYNQTFEVKGVGGKDWELVVINRYGSEVYRNANYDNTWDGGSLSDGTYFYTLTSPQGEKVYKGWVRIIRVNPKGDVNR, encoded by the coding sequence ATGAGAAAAGTACTCCTTCTGGTTGTGTTAGGAATTTTTACACATCTCACTACGTATGCACAATTGGCAAATAACCGAGCCGATGCAGAGTTTATTTGTGCAAGTGAATTAGGTGTATCCATAAGTAACAGCCTTTATGGTACAGAGGCAGGTGACCCAACACCATCTTGCTTAGGCGGGGCAGTAAGCCAAAGTGCTTGGTTTAAAGTAAAAGCCCAAGCCGCTGGTAATATTGAGATTAACCTAAAAAATATCCAAAACCCCAAACAGTTTGCAGTAGCTGCGTATCCTGAAGGAGCTATAAATAATGGGGGTGAGATTAATTGTGCCGTACTTGATAATGGAACAACCACAATGACTTTTGCTGCCACAGCAGCAGATGAAGTCTACTATGTAATGGTAGAGGGAGTCGCAGGGGTTGAAGGTAACTTTACCATAAGCGCAACTGGTTCTGCCATAGCTTCTCCAGATTTGATTTTGACTCCTACAAAGGTTATTGGAAGCTTTGGTGAGGATGTAATCTTTACGAACAACTCGGTAATAAAAGGAGACAATGACGCATTTGAGCTTGTTATTAAATTCGATGATTCTAATGCAACCATTCCTTGTGAAGTAAAAACAGATGACTGGCAAAAGCCGATGATTACGGATGTATCTGGAACGGCGAAAAATATAGAAATAGAGCCAGGCGGAGAGTTTACACTAGAAGATGACTTTCCTAATGGGGCTACTATAACACTTAATTCTGAATTCCCAGGTACCTGGGAGCTAACAATTCGCCCCAAAGACCATGAATGTTTCGATGCTAGGTATAGCCAAATGACTATGACCTCAGATGTATTGAGGTTAATGGCTTATATAAAAGATGCTAATGGAGATGACTTAGTAGATGACGGAAATGGTTGTCCTGCTCCCTTTTGTGAACAAACACCTCCTTCTAACTGGCAGGCAACTGCGATGCTACTCCCAGTGCAAGATCCTACAAGTGGCTTTAAAGGAAATGTGACTGATTGGACTTTTACTTTTACTGATAAATCAAACAACTCTCAACTTTTTACCATAAGCCTTGGCGATGCTGGTTTTAATACCCAAGATCAGAATAAGACTGTTGATTTTGTATATGCAGTTCCTATGGGCGTTGCTGACTTTGATGTACAAGTTGAAGTTGCAGGTGATTTTGGTCCGTTTGACGAAACCTACAATTATAAATCATATGCTCCTATTGTTCCTGAAGTAGTGACAGCGAATGGGACCGATTCAATTGTGGTTTGTTTGGCAGATATAAGTGCGGGAAGCCCTTTGAGCTTTAATGTGAATAATTTGGGTGATTTTACCAGTCACCCAGAAGCAATAGCACCTCCTATCACTTGGGAGTTTCATGCCGATATGGGCACGGATACAACTTCTACAGGATCGAGCAAAGAACAACTTAGCTTTGTCTCTGGTGATAACATAACACCTGGGAAATATACGGTGAAAGCAGTAATGGGAGATGAAGGAGGTTGTACAGCAGAAGGAACTGCAATCGTGATTGTGGTTCAAAAAGAAATTTTGGAAGACCCGGTTATTGTAACAGAACAACCTCGCCCAACTGGCTGTAACGAAGATACGTATTATCCGAATGAGAAAGTTGATTTCTTCTTTACTGTAAAAGATGTAACTGTATCGCAAAAGGCAAAGGTTACGGTGACTTATGCAGGAAACCCTGTTGAATTTTTAAGAGTTCTTCCTTCAGATACCACGGCGAATGAAATTATTGTTTCTTCGGATTCGGCAACTTTTGTGGCTTCGATAAATTATACGGGCAATACTTCGGACTTTGAAATTGTAGTGGAAAATCTGGAATACCCTACCACTTGCGAAACCAAGTATAGTAAAACGATGGAGCCAGCCTACGAGTTTGAGGAACCAGATTTGGAGGCGAATAGAGATACGGTTTGTATTAGTGATAACCTTGACTCACCTTGGTTACTAACTGTAGCCAACGCTGCTACATTTTCGCCAAAAGCTACAAAAGATAGTGTTGTTTGGGATTTGGGTGGCTTGGTAGCCGATGCTTCTAATTTTAAAGGGGCATTAAAAGATACTGTTATGTTTACCAAAGGAGATAAACTTCAGTACGGAGAATATACAATAACTGCTACACTTACTGATACTACTGGATGTGTGAGCGAAAAATCGATAGTTGTTAGGCTAGTTCAAAAAGAGACAATAACAATTACCAATACAGATAGAGACGGTGCGCTAGTTGGCTGTAGCCAAAACGCATTTTATCCAGGTGAAAAGGTTGATTACTATTTTTCGATAACCGATGTGACTCCAACCGAAGGAAGTAAGATAACGGTTTCTTTCGATGGAAGCCCTATTACTTTTGAGCAGGTTAGCCCTTCTACAGGTTCAAGTACTGAGTTTAACTTGACAGACTCAGCTTCATTTAAGGCAACTGTAGTTATGCCTGATGATTTTACTTCTATTCCATTAGTGATTCAGGCTTCAAATAATACATATACAGGGGTTTGTACTCCTGCAGTGCGGTTGAGCTTGACAAGGGCTTATGAAACTAATCCAGCAGTTTTAATAATTGAAAACGATACAGCATGTATTCAGGCGGTAAACAGTAGTAGTCCAATTTATTTTACGGTAGACAATGCCGATACATTCTCTCCAAGAGCATTGGATACGGTGTATTGGGATATGGGCGCAATTGACCCAGCGGCAATGATTGTTGTTGGAGACAAAGGAGATACAATTAGAATTGAAGATCGTTCATTATTGATGGCTGGTGTGTATGATATAGGAGTAAGGCTGGTAGATGTAAATGGGTGTGAGGGGCTTGGTTCTTCAAAACTACACCTTGTAAATAGTGAAATAATCACACTTACAGATACTTTGACGGATGTAACAAGAGATGATTGCGGAACGAGAGCTTATTTGATTGGCGATCAAATTACCTTCAATTTTGATGTGAGTGATGTAACAGCAGGGCAATCTGTGCAGGTAACGGCTAGCTATGCGGGGAGTGTTGTTTATAATGTAACCCAAAGTGATACAACTGAGAGCCATTCATTTGCCATTACTCACAATGGTAATTCGGCAAATGAGGTATTGATTGAGGTGACCAATATTGTTTACCCAACGGCATGTTCGGTTACTCGGAATATTTTCTTGCCTGTAAAAGGGGAAAATAGTCCTCAGTTGAGTGCAAGTTCTGAGACGGTCTGTGAAAAAGATATTACGGATGTCGATCCTATAGAAATTCTGATAAGCAATGCTACCATATTGCCGGGGGGAGCAGGTGCTATTAGGACTTTATGGACTTGGAGTGGCTTGAACCATCCAATGGATTCTACTAATATTTTAGGTAATAATATTGATGATACAAGGCTACAATTAGTAGGGCTAGAAGCTGATGTTTACACAGTTTCTGCTAATGTGACATATGGGTCGGGTTGTACAGATAGCGTAACGGTGTCATTCACAGTATTGCCTCAGGCAGATATTGCGCTGGATACGATAGAACTAGTAAGTACCGAAGCTGCATGTACCATTACAGATCAATTCCAAGCGGGAGATATTGCTGATTATAAATATCAAATAACTGGAATTGAAGAAGATTTGGTAGTTGCGATTAATTATCCAACTGATACCACATTTACAGTTAATGTAGCAGATGGGGATACTTTCAATGGATCACTAAGATTCAGCGTTTCGGAAGGTGGTGATTTGGGAAATATTACTGTTAGAAGTGCCGATGCAGCTAGTAATAGCTGTACAAGTACTCTTCCAATAAACATTCCGTTTACGGAAGCTCCATTAGCTGTGCAATGGGGGGCTGATTTACCGATTGATGGCGGTGTAATTTGTAAAAATTCCACAGATGATTTAGTACTTAATGTGGTCGTTACCCCTACTGCTGGAGCAACTATTTCTTGGTTCGTAAACGATAGTTTGAAACAAGAATCAACTAATAATCTTTTCTTGTTAAGTAACTTGCAGGAAGGCGAAGACTACAAGGTAGTGGTAAAGGTAAAAAATGCTATATGCGAAGTAAGCGATAGTGTACTCGTGCCTTCAATTACTACAAACTTGCCTAGCGTAGAAACCAATATCGTTTCCTCTCCTGAAAATGAAGGTTGCGATGGAGAGAAAGGTTTCTGTAAAGGAGAGATTATCGAATTTGAATATACCCCGGTGGGCGGAACTCCTCCTTATCAGGTTCATATCAGTATTCCATCGGAAAACATAGATGAAGTAGAGACATTAAATGACAATTCGACACAGACATTGCAATTCATTGTATATGATGAGGCTGAAGTTGGCTTTATAAAAATATGGGACGAAAACTCCAGTGAGGCATGTGCTTATACAAAAGCCATAGAAGTTCCGGTGTTGGAATTGGCAACAGAGATAGGTGCAGATAGCTTAGGCTCTTCAGAATGTAAAGGAAGCCTTACCCAAGTAATAGGTTATATCCCTGAATGTAGCGCAGTAGAGTTTGATTGGAGTAATTCTCCAAATAGTAACTTGATTGTTGGTGCACTAGACGAAAGTACGGTAACCTTGAGTTTTGATGGACAAACATCGGGAATGTATGATTTTGAGGTAGAAGTAAGTGGTTTTGGTTGTTCAAGGATCATGAAACAAACAATTGAGTTCTCTAGTAACCTACCTGATACGATAGTTGCTTCAACTGCTACTACAGGCTTCTGCTTGGAGAGTTTGCCACAAAACGGAATGGTTTTGACTGCTAAAAAGTTTGGCAGTAATGGTTCGAGTAGCCAAGTAAATTATGATTGGGGAGTTACTTCAGCAGAAAGCTTAGCATTTATGAGAGCAGGTACTTCTACAACAGAATCGAGCCTTATCATTGATGTTCCTGCGGACACGCCTGTAGGAGATTACGAATTTCTTGTAAAAGTAGAGGATAGAGATCCAGGTAATGAATGTTCAACTATTCTTTCCTATACATTACGAGTAATTGATATAGAGGAGGTAGGGGTTGTAAATGCTTCTATCAATAATGAAACATGTACGTATAAAGACATCACGCTTCACGCATCAGGAGGCCTGACAGGAGAGTATACTTGGTCTCAAGTAGATCCAACCACAGGAAGTGTAATCCAACAGTTCACAGAAACCTCACCTAATTTGGTGATCAATTCGGAAGTAGCTGGTACTTTCCGCTACATGGTGGAAGACGCATCAGGATCAGCTTGTGTAGAAGCCGGCTTCTTTGACTTGGTTGTTACCCAGTGTGATTTAGTAATACCAAATGCCTTTACTCCTGGAAAAGATAATTATAACCAAACGTTTGAAGTAAAAGGTGTGGGTGGAAAAGATTGGGAGCTGGTGGTGATCAATAGATACGGATCGGAAGTGTACCGCAATGCCAATTATGACAATACTTGGGATGGCGGAAGCTTGAGCGATGGAACATATTTTTATACCTTGACTTCTCCACAAGGCGAGAAGGTATACAAAGGTTGGGTAAGAATTATAAGAGTTAACCCTAAAGGGGACGTTAACAGATAA
- a CDS encoding NAD(P)/FAD-dependent oxidoreductase — MKVAIIGGGAAGFFSAIACAQNNPKVKVEILEKTSKLLSKVKVSGGGRCNVTNATFTISELQKSYPRGAKQLKKVFHQFMTNDTVEWFESRGVKLKAESDKRMFPITNNSQSIIDCLLRETVNSGVTISTNSAVAKIKKKESGGFLLVTNKEELHFDRVIVTTGGNPKKTGFDWLAKLNHKIENPVPSLFTFNLPKNSITKLMGLSVPEAHVRIVGTKLKEQDPLLITHWGLSGPAILKLSAWGARFLADKNYSFNILVSWVGNISEDQMREELRQISSELKTRLVSNKNPFQCPQRLWDFLLQKTDIPTEKRWCDLSKKEMNKLLNTLISDEYEVRGKTTFKEEFVTCGGISLQEVDFQTMESRACKGLYFAGEVLDIDGITGGFNFQAAWSTGYVAGLNAGKKV; from the coding sequence ATGAAAGTTGCTATAATAGGAGGCGGAGCCGCTGGTTTTTTTTCTGCTATTGCATGTGCCCAAAATAACCCAAAAGTCAAAGTTGAAATTTTGGAGAAAACCAGTAAACTCCTTTCCAAGGTAAAAGTATCGGGAGGTGGGAGGTGCAATGTAACCAATGCTACTTTTACTATTTCGGAGCTTCAAAAAAGCTACCCTAGAGGGGCAAAGCAGCTAAAAAAAGTTTTTCATCAATTCATGACCAACGATACTGTGGAGTGGTTTGAGTCGAGAGGTGTAAAACTAAAAGCCGAAAGCGACAAGCGCATGTTCCCCATCACCAATAATTCTCAATCCATCATTGATTGCCTTTTAAGGGAAACAGTTAATTCAGGAGTTACTATTTCAACAAATTCAGCTGTAGCGAAAATAAAAAAGAAAGAATCGGGAGGTTTTTTATTAGTTACGAACAAAGAGGAACTCCATTTTGACAGAGTAATTGTCACTACTGGTGGAAACCCTAAAAAAACTGGGTTTGACTGGCTTGCCAAACTGAATCACAAAATTGAAAACCCTGTTCCATCACTCTTTACATTCAACCTCCCCAAAAATTCCATTACCAAACTTATGGGGCTTTCAGTACCCGAAGCCCATGTCCGGATTGTAGGAACGAAGCTGAAAGAGCAAGATCCACTGCTCATTACCCACTGGGGGCTGAGCGGTCCAGCTATTTTGAAGCTTTCTGCATGGGGAGCAAGGTTTTTAGCTGATAAAAATTACTCTTTTAATATTCTTGTAAGCTGGGTCGGTAATATATCAGAAGATCAGATGAGAGAAGAGCTCAGGCAAATCTCCAGTGAATTAAAAACAAGGTTAGTAAGTAATAAAAACCCTTTCCAGTGTCCTCAAAGGCTTTGGGACTTCTTACTTCAAAAAACAGATATCCCTACAGAAAAAAGATGGTGCGATTTATCTAAAAAGGAGATGAACAAACTTCTTAATACGCTTATTTCAGATGAATATGAGGTAAGGGGAAAAACCACCTTTAAAGAAGAGTTTGTGACTTGCGGAGGAATTTCACTTCAGGAAGTAGATTTCCAAACTATGGAAAGCAGAGCTTGCAAAGGGCTTTATTTTGCAGGTGAAGTACTCGATATAGATGGGATCACTGGAGGGTTCAATTTCCAAGCAGCTTGGAGTACTGGATATGTGGCAGGACTTAACGCTGGAAAAAAAGTATAA
- a CDS encoding GPP34 family phosphoprotein codes for MKLKLPEELMLLALNDHTGNITPAAAMYINFSMSCAILLELAIAERIQLKNNVLELFDEGKKVRDPLILEGLEAIEKSGKKYTIDHWTQELVFYIEDFQKKLLDSLIDKGILIKDKKKIIGIFSKSKYILQAPEVKQQITKRLHELVLNSPKPSARTIMLISLVGACNLTGEVFKDAKKQKIAREKIEDISMNMIAGIEINRLIHDIQEAVGRAVNTAVPILPN; via the coding sequence ATGAAGCTTAAACTCCCAGAAGAATTGATGTTATTGGCCCTGAATGATCATACAGGAAATATAACACCAGCAGCAGCCATGTACATCAACTTCAGCATGTCTTGTGCAATCTTGTTGGAGTTAGCTATTGCAGAGCGTATTCAGCTAAAAAACAATGTTTTAGAGCTTTTTGACGAGGGTAAAAAAGTAAGGGACCCTTTGATTTTAGAAGGGCTTGAAGCGATTGAGAAATCGGGTAAAAAATACACCATCGACCACTGGACCCAAGAATTGGTTTTCTATATTGAAGACTTTCAAAAAAAGCTTCTCGATTCGCTCATAGATAAGGGCATCCTGATAAAGGACAAGAAAAAAATAATAGGGATATTCAGCAAAAGCAAATACATCTTGCAAGCCCCAGAAGTGAAGCAGCAGATCACCAAAAGGCTTCACGAACTTGTACTAAACAGCCCCAAACCCAGTGCCCGTACAATCATGCTGATAAGCTTGGTAGGTGCTTGCAACCTTACGGGAGAGGTTTTTAAGGATGCAAAAAAACAAAAAATAGCGCGGGAGAAAATTGAAGATATTAGTATGAATATGATAGCTGGTATAGAAATCAACAGGCTCATCCACGATATTCAAGAAGCGGTAGGGCGAGCAGTAAATACCGCTGTCCCTATTTTGCCCAACTAA